One uncultured Flavobacterium sp. DNA segment encodes these proteins:
- a CDS encoding LuxR C-terminal-related transcriptional regulator — translation MLPEIQNLYNVWQTNKAVQSTSSHQISFDDLTNSIISTGPFSFYIIDFFDMSLSHISPSLFKIHGFNPDTITFNEVLGAIHPDDIDFVVKAEAFLTKFFYENIGSEKLLNYKISYCHRCRLENGEYVLFNHQALMLTMDDNGGYGKSLNIHTRIDHLSNFNTYKISLIGLKGEPSFMNLSLDDNNKEFTEFSKREIDIIKLLANGFNNNEIAEKLFISPLTVKKHRNNILTKSNSKNTVELIKNCVFQGIV, via the coding sequence ATGCTCCCAGAAATACAGAATTTATACAATGTTTGGCAAACAAATAAAGCCGTCCAGAGTACCTCCTCTCATCAAATATCCTTTGATGATCTTACCAACTCAATTATTAGTACTGGTCCATTTTCCTTTTACATTATCGATTTTTTTGATATGTCACTTTCCCACATAAGTCCTTCTTTATTTAAAATACATGGATTTAATCCAGATACCATTACATTTAATGAGGTGCTAGGGGCAATACATCCTGATGATATTGATTTTGTAGTAAAAGCAGAAGCATTTTTAACTAAATTTTTCTATGAAAATATTGGTAGTGAAAAACTTTTAAATTACAAAATAAGTTACTGTCACAGATGCAGGTTGGAAAATGGAGAATATGTTTTATTTAATCATCAGGCACTTATGCTTACAATGGATGATAATGGAGGATATGGGAAATCATTAAACATCCATACTCGTATTGATCATTTGAGTAATTTTAATACTTATAAAATTTCTTTGATTGGCCTAAAGGGTGAGCCTTCATTTATGAACTTGAGTCTTGACGACAATAATAAAGAATTTACGGAATTCTCTAAAAGAGAAATTGATATTATCAAGTTGTTAGCAAATGGATTTAACAATAATGAAATTGCGGAAAAACTTTTTATTAGCCCATTAACAGTAAAGAAACATCGCAATAATATACTCACGAAATCGAATTCTAAAAATACGGTAGAACTCATAAAGAACTGTGTTTTTCAGGGAATAGTTTAG
- a CDS encoding DNA-binding protein: protein MTKKERKLCFVMRVKQLIEPVIVRLEAIDSKISGQGKVVRPVYYRNEDLKKIFGLSNNTIIKYRQTGVLPFTKLGDIFLYDAVKIEKILHENNS, encoded by the coding sequence ATGACAAAGAAAGAAAGGAAACTCTGTTTTGTAATGAGAGTTAAGCAGTTAATAGAGCCTGTAATAGTGAGGCTTGAAGCAATCGATTCAAAAATCAGTGGGCAGGGAAAAGTTGTAAGACCTGTCTACTATAGAAATGAAGATTTAAAAAAGATATTTGGACTGTCTAATAATACCATTATAAAATATAGACAAACAGGTGTACTTCCCTTTACCAAGTTGGGTGATATATTTCTGTATGATGCAGTGAAAATAGAAAAAATTCTTCACGAGAATAATAGTTAG
- a CDS encoding S8 family peptidase, whose translation MKNKIVFLKNEKSQNIGFDRQRNVGGNKKNDVNIVDEEELPKYIKEFQKSRLRVNKVNFYGRRKKRNLNRTVEMPIYLDLIKIQFFKIFDSKLNKDFAIKYGLSPIEYLDFNKTVIFQIDNREAFKVFTNHIDLVIDSPKNTNYKNADYNLIALIFRFEFFDSRNRILTYNGNGILISLISTYLGKLYKAQKSTLLEVLGSKEVEFSYSDSCPDIIEIRNANRALIQIIADNFDIVRSITSSRTEKIRPGIAGPVREYGFDVEVPDDICTVGIIDTGISKIKPLKDLILSDYYNHTPYPAFWDEEGHGTLVSGLVAFGEDFYKNDENVYEAKAKLFNIKALHFSNDDLNIPQLIEDIRNAKRDYGIKIFNMSLVIPSAKKYNSSYSQFAYELDRLAHQEDLIIFLAVGNFDSDNLKSLKEESDHPDHEYPYFFYSLLTDSDSHNCEDTNICVPSESLNNISVGALAGNFSDVDLSDITPVNFYPAYYTRKFHFDYSQPVNGTEIKQKNNYLNKPDFVMEGGDLFNYNSGIQILRSPIFDSEKFYGKTCGTSLATPLLASYAAEILNLYPNIKAQSIKALLINSSSYYERTKLEHFKDHSAQLLKSLVGFGRPKKEHLLFTNDNSVQYLIEDSIKVNQIIKIPIFLPKYLLTNQNKLNFDIALSFSFLPVKDNHLDYLPLHISFNIVKNIEIKDIAKKQDSYGIKNVFSWSEDHFGIDNKLFSNSHSKSYRFQPNDIINCDGSVALAVRCLAKNEYIEGLSKHPHEFSITVKVTEILSNQNSAGINLYSEMMKINNYLEIEADTDLDALV comes from the coding sequence ATGAAAAATAAAATTGTTTTTTTAAAAAATGAAAAATCTCAAAATATTGGATTCGACAGACAACGTAATGTAGGTGGAAATAAAAAAAACGATGTTAATATAGTTGATGAAGAAGAGTTACCTAAATATATTAAAGAATTTCAAAAAAGTAGATTAAGAGTCAATAAGGTAAATTTTTACGGTAGGCGGAAAAAGAGAAATCTTAATAGGACTGTAGAAATGCCAATCTATTTGGATCTGATAAAAATTCAGTTTTTCAAAATTTTTGATTCTAAATTGAATAAAGATTTCGCAATAAAGTATGGTTTGTCTCCAATAGAATATTTAGATTTTAATAAAACTGTTATTTTCCAAATAGATAATAGGGAGGCTTTTAAAGTTTTTACAAATCATATTGATCTAGTTATTGATAGCCCGAAAAATACAAATTACAAAAATGCCGATTATAACTTAATTGCTTTAATATTTCGTTTTGAATTCTTTGACAGTAGAAATAGAATCTTGACATATAACGGTAATGGCATATTAATATCACTTATCTCTACTTATTTGGGTAAACTGTATAAGGCTCAAAAAAGTACTTTACTCGAAGTTTTGGGTAGTAAAGAAGTAGAATTTAGTTACAGTGATTCTTGTCCTGACATAATTGAAATTAGAAATGCAAATCGAGCATTAATCCAAATTATTGCAGACAACTTTGATATTGTTAGATCAATAACCAGTTCAAGGACTGAAAAAATAAGACCAGGGATTGCTGGACCTGTTAGGGAATATGGTTTTGATGTAGAAGTACCTGATGATATTTGTACTGTTGGGATAATTGATACAGGTATATCTAAAATTAAACCACTTAAAGATCTCATCTTATCCGATTATTATAACCATACTCCATATCCAGCTTTTTGGGATGAGGAAGGGCATGGTACGCTTGTTTCCGGTCTTGTTGCATTTGGAGAGGATTTCTATAAAAATGACGAAAACGTATACGAAGCCAAGGCAAAACTCTTTAATATAAAAGCATTACACTTTAGCAATGATGATTTAAATATTCCACAGCTTATTGAGGATATTAGGAATGCTAAAAGAGATTACGGTATAAAAATATTTAATATGTCACTTGTAATTCCAAGTGCTAAAAAATATAATTCTTCCTATAGTCAATTTGCATATGAATTAGATCGATTGGCTCACCAAGAAGACTTGATAATTTTTCTAGCAGTTGGAAATTTTGATAGTGATAATTTAAAATCACTGAAAGAAGAAAGTGACCATCCAGATCATGAATATCCATACTTTTTTTATAGTTTATTAACTGACTCAGATTCTCATAATTGTGAAGACACAAATATTTGTGTGCCATCAGAATCTTTGAATAATATTTCAGTAGGAGCGTTAGCTGGAAACTTCAGTGATGTTGATTTGTCGGATATAACTCCTGTAAATTTTTATCCAGCATATTATACACGTAAATTTCATTTTGATTACAGCCAGCCTGTAAATGGTACAGAAATAAAACAAAAGAATAATTACCTTAATAAACCAGACTTTGTTATGGAAGGAGGGGATCTTTTCAATTATAACAGTGGTATCCAGATTTTGAGATCCCCAATATTTGATAGTGAAAAATTTTATGGTAAAACTTGCGGAACTAGTCTGGCAACCCCATTATTAGCTTCTTATGCGGCCGAGATATTAAATTTATATCCAAATATAAAAGCGCAGTCAATAAAGGCACTGCTAATAAATTCTTCATCTTACTACGAAAGGACTAAATTAGAGCATTTTAAAGATCATTCAGCACAATTATTGAAAAGTTTGGTTGGATTTGGAAGACCAAAAAAAGAACATTTATTATTTACAAATGATAATAGCGTTCAGTATTTAATTGAGGATTCAATAAAGGTCAATCAAATTATTAAAATTCCAATTTTTCTTCCTAAGTATTTATTAACTAATCAGAATAAATTAAATTTTGATATAGCTCTTTCATTTAGTTTTCTTCCAGTAAAAGATAATCATTTAGATTATTTACCACTACATATTTCATTTAATATTGTTAAAAATATTGAAATAAAAGACATTGCGAAGAAACAGGATTCATATGGTATCAAAAATGTTTTTAGTTGGAGTGAGGATCATTTTGGAATCGATAATAAGCTTTTCTCAAATTCTCACAGTAAATCTTATAGATTTCAGCCTAATGACATAATTAATTGTGATGGCTCTGTAGCGTTAGCTGTTAGATGTTTAGCTAAGAATGAATATATCGAAGGATTATCAAAACATCCACATGAATTTTCAATTACAGTAAAAGTAACTGAAATTTTATCCAATCAAAATTCGGCAGGAATTAATTTATACTCTGAAATGATGAAAATTAATAATTATCTAGAAATTGAAGCTGATACTGATTTGGACGCTTTAGTTTAA
- a CDS encoding AAA family ATPase has translation MTQSTFIKDIAKYGLENDQERLLSVLNELIEHSKKTKKVNFAIQLQSILKENIRLQKTVTLNKVGSDSYINRIEDREFNELILEKITSDYRMPNIVANDAITNDLNFFIEEHKHSEILKKFDLPIANKILLHGPSGCGKTLASYVIAGELEKMMVVVNLGAIVSSKLGETSKNLSKIFRNAAAEDCIIFIDEFDSLGKVRDYSQDHGEMKRVVNTILQLFDYLPQSSIVIAATNQKEMLDEALLRRFDFSIGFDLPNQKQIKDLVQLTLSNGQFSFDKISSANKIIKDSEGLSYYSIQKTLITAIKRSLFAQASEKRIVNNKINTSIWKQLVENEKISLKK, from the coding sequence ATGACCCAATCTACTTTCATAAAAGATATCGCTAAGTATGGTCTTGAAAATGATCAGGAACGGCTGCTTTCGGTTTTAAACGAGCTTATTGAGCATTCAAAAAAAACAAAAAAAGTAAATTTTGCAATACAGCTCCAATCTATACTTAAAGAAAATATCAGACTACAAAAGACAGTTACCTTAAATAAGGTTGGTTCAGATTCATATATTAACAGGATTGAAGACAGAGAATTTAATGAATTAATATTAGAGAAAATCACCTCAGATTACAGGATGCCAAACATAGTGGCTAATGATGCTATAACAAATGATCTTAATTTCTTCATTGAAGAACATAAACATTCTGAAATACTTAAAAAATTTGATTTACCAATTGCTAATAAAATCTTATTACATGGTCCATCTGGTTGTGGAAAAACTCTAGCATCATATGTTATTGCCGGCGAATTAGAAAAAATGATGGTAGTTGTGAATCTAGGTGCCATTGTTTCATCTAAATTAGGCGAAACAAGTAAAAATCTTTCCAAAATTTTTAGAAATGCAGCAGCCGAAGATTGTATTATATTCATTGATGAATTTGACAGTCTAGGTAAAGTTAGAGATTATAGTCAAGATCATGGAGAAATGAAAAGAGTTGTCAATACTATATTACAGCTTTTTGATTATCTTCCTCAAAGTAGTATTGTCATCGCTGCTACTAATCAAAAAGAAATGCTTGATGAAGCATTATTACGTAGATTTGATTTTTCAATTGGTTTTGATTTGCCTAATCAAAAGCAAATCAAGGATCTTGTACAATTAACTTTATCGAATGGTCAGTTTTCATTTGATAAAATTTCATCGGCTAACAAAATCATTAAAGATTCAGAAGGGCTTTCCTATTACAGTATTCAGAAAACTCTTATTACTGCAATCAAAAGAAGCTTGTTTGCACAAGCTTCAGAAAAGAGAATTGTAAATAATAAAATCAACACTTCTATTTGGAAACAACTAGTAGAGAATGAAAAAATATCATTAAAAAAATAG